A window from Chitinophaga filiformis encodes these proteins:
- a CDS encoding winged helix-turn-helix transcriptional regulator encodes MASKIKENSTNAYNLKILAASCEVNDILKMISPRWKMQILYCISHGVRQFSRLKEAFPSLSDQVLGKRLKELVDEGLAEKTMLPDTVPPQTIYTQTEKGAALLAIILDLHLWGKKDWGSGPMEFCKYSR; translated from the coding sequence ATGGCGAGCAAGATCAAGGAGAATTCGACCAATGCATATAATCTGAAAATACTGGCAGCGTCCTGTGAAGTGAATGATATTCTGAAGATGATCAGCCCCAGGTGGAAAATGCAGATCCTCTACTGCATCTCACACGGCGTACGGCAATTCAGCCGTTTGAAAGAAGCCTTTCCTTCCCTGTCCGACCAGGTGTTGGGAAAAAGATTAAAAGAGCTGGTAGATGAAGGATTAGCGGAAAAGACCATGTTACCCGATACCGTGCCCCCGCAAACCATCTATACACAGACGGAGAAAGGAGCCGCATTGTTGGCCATCATCCTGGACCTGCATCTGTGGGGAAAGAAAGACTGGGGATCTGGCCCGATGGAATTCTGTAAATATTCCAGATAG
- a CDS encoding DUF1361 domain-containing protein, protein MLKNVSSLERMLLVSVSFTMLLLLTRIIYTKELVYGFYIWNTFLAVLPLLFSRSLIRQNRFNLRALLLLACWLAFFPNAPYIITDLFHYSEKPPVPKWFDLLLVTSAAWNGLLLGIVSLTQIEQFLSGYLRDRWLKISVIFSFLLCGYGVYIGRYLRFNSWDAVTAPQKLLYTLSLHIFRPQEHMMMWAFTFLFGTMFGIVYFTLKQFNTKLINT, encoded by the coding sequence ATGTTAAAAAACGTCTCTTCTCTTGAAAGAATGCTGCTGGTATCTGTGTCTTTTACCATGCTATTGTTGCTAACGAGGATCATCTATACGAAGGAGCTGGTTTATGGATTCTATATCTGGAACACCTTCCTGGCGGTGTTGCCTTTATTATTCAGCCGTTCCCTCATCAGGCAGAACAGGTTCAATCTCAGGGCGCTATTGCTATTAGCGTGCTGGCTGGCATTCTTTCCTAATGCGCCTTATATAATAACGGATCTTTTTCACTACAGTGAAAAGCCGCCTGTTCCCAAATGGTTTGACCTGCTGCTGGTAACATCAGCAGCGTGGAACGGCCTTTTACTGGGCATCGTGTCGCTGACGCAGATAGAACAATTTTTATCAGGGTATCTGAGGGACAGATGGCTAAAGATCTCTGTCATCTTTAGCTTTCTATTATGTGGCTACGGTGTCTATATAGGCCGGTATCTGCGCTTCAATAGCTGGGATGCGGTCACTGCACCGCAGAAGCTTTTATATACATTGTCCCTGCACATTTTCCGGCCACAGGAACATATGATGATGTGGGCTTTTACCTTCCTGTTCGGAACCATGTTTGGTATCGTTTATTTCACCTTAAAGCAATTCAACACAAAGCTGATCAATACCTGA
- a CDS encoding zinc-dependent metalloprotease family protein, producing the protein MIIRLLLIMLILSSCHSNVGSRKVPDIHIRILPLGRVKENYTREAYDNIQKIAGHAVLLPATEIPAMAFYAPRNRYRADSLIRWMSKQAKANEIYIGITTQDISTTKGEYADYGVMGLGYCPGKACIVSSYRLKNKQHFYKLVIHELGHNMGLQHCPVPTCYMRDAKGGDPTGEEKGFCKQCAAYLQKKGWNL; encoded by the coding sequence ATGATCATTAGACTACTGCTTATAATGCTTATCCTCAGCAGCTGTCACAGTAATGTTGGCAGCCGCAAAGTACCTGATATACATATCAGGATACTACCACTGGGCAGGGTAAAGGAAAATTATACCAGGGAGGCCTACGATAATATACAGAAAATAGCTGGCCATGCCGTACTGCTTCCGGCAACGGAAATACCCGCTATGGCTTTTTATGCTCCACGTAACCGTTACAGGGCAGATTCACTGATACGCTGGATGAGCAAACAGGCGAAAGCCAATGAAATATACATCGGGATCACTACACAGGATATCAGCACGACCAAAGGGGAATATGCAGATTATGGCGTGATGGGACTGGGCTATTGTCCGGGGAAAGCATGCATCGTATCCAGCTACCGCCTGAAGAACAAACAACATTTCTACAAACTGGTGATCCATGAACTGGGTCATAATATGGGATTGCAACATTGCCCTGTTCCCACCTGCTATATGCGGGATGCCAAAGGCGGTGATCCTACCGGAGAAGAAAAAGGATTCTGTAAACAATGCGCTGCCTACCTGCAGAAAAAAGGCTGGAACTTGTAA
- a CDS encoding ferritin-like domain-containing protein, with product MKTSNQWILHFQENAKQHRIDWSLRPDISEQEISTILASLQAWQLGETSDGRHLLKAVTRYARQINDLPYIEATALFIKEEQKHGNNLGTYLDRIGKPRIKADLGDTLFRKVRYFNANMEIWTLTVIVVESTAQIFYQSMKDATRCKLLKQICTDILIDEAPHITFQTERLSIIFNSKSAIGKAIALKAYHIFYFSTALVVWMAHKKLFRAGGNTFTKYMIKMRYKYNRIIRHITTAKVAFESSAIAHQV from the coding sequence ATGAAGACAAGTAATCAATGGATTTTGCACTTTCAGGAAAATGCAAAACAGCATCGTATAGACTGGTCTTTGCGCCCTGACATTTCTGAGCAGGAAATTTCAACAATACTAGCTTCCCTGCAGGCCTGGCAACTGGGTGAAACTTCTGATGGAAGACATTTGCTAAAGGCGGTAACCAGGTATGCAAGACAGATAAACGACCTGCCTTATATTGAGGCCACCGCCCTGTTTATAAAGGAAGAACAGAAACATGGTAACAACCTGGGAACTTATCTCGACAGGATTGGCAAACCAAGGATCAAGGCAGATCTCGGCGATACCCTTTTCAGAAAGGTGCGATATTTCAATGCCAATATGGAAATATGGACACTGACAGTTATCGTTGTAGAAAGCACCGCACAGATATTCTATCAATCCATGAAAGATGCTACCCGATGCAAATTGCTGAAGCAGATCTGTACGGATATACTCATTGATGAAGCACCCCATATTACGTTTCAAACTGAGCGGCTTTCCATCATTTTCAATAGCAAGAGCGCCATCGGAAAAGCAATCGCATTGAAGGCCTATCATATTTTCTATTTTTCTACGGCACTCGTTGTATGGATGGCACATAAAAAGCTATTCCGCGCAGGTGGTAATACTTTCACGAAATATATGATCAAGATGAGATACAAGTACAACAGAATTATCAGGCATATAACGACTGCGAAAGTCGCATTTGAAAGCAGCGCTATTGCACACCAGGTTTAA
- a CDS encoding alpha/beta hydrolase: MKIRMIRLAFLLLVSVFVLTDVHAQSSSKHPVYVLVHGAWHGGWCWQRVSTQLREHGGIVYTPTLSGLGEHKNILSPAVNLETHISDIVNLIEMEDLHNVILVGHSYAGTVIAGVADRIPERLSKLVFLDAILPENGQSAFSIQPKAVQDAMSTAAEKDSGLTIPAWPAETFGVSKPADASWVNARLSGHPFRTFTQPLVLQHPYGNHLPLIYIACTVKMLPAIVPFAEKTKNSKDWQYYALATGHDAMITEPKKTADLLELFAK, translated from the coding sequence ATGAAAATAAGAATGATCAGACTGGCATTTCTCCTCCTGGTATCCGTGTTTGTACTGACGGATGTCCACGCACAATCATCTTCCAAACATCCTGTATATGTACTGGTACATGGCGCCTGGCATGGCGGCTGGTGCTGGCAGCGTGTAAGTACTCAGCTGCGGGAGCATGGCGGTATTGTCTATACACCAACGCTCAGCGGCCTGGGAGAGCATAAAAACATATTGAGCCCGGCGGTGAACCTGGAAACGCATATCTCGGATATTGTCAATCTTATCGAAATGGAGGATCTCCATAATGTGATATTGGTAGGCCATAGCTATGCCGGCACCGTAATTGCCGGCGTTGCCGACAGGATCCCTGAACGGCTGAGCAAACTGGTGTTCCTGGATGCTATACTGCCGGAGAACGGGCAAAGTGCATTCTCCATTCAACCCAAAGCAGTGCAGGATGCGATGTCAACAGCCGCAGAAAAAGACAGCGGACTTACCATCCCGGCCTGGCCTGCAGAGACATTTGGCGTAAGCAAGCCTGCAGATGCCAGCTGGGTAAATGCGCGGCTGTCAGGTCATCCTTTCAGGACCTTCACGCAGCCATTAGTATTACAACATCCTTATGGCAATCACCTTCCCCTGATCTATATCGCCTGTACGGTAAAAATGCTACCGGCGATAGTTCCCTTTGCTGAAAAGACAAAGAACAGCAAAGACTGGCAGTATTATGCACTGGCCACCGGGCATGATGCCATGATCACAGAACCAAAGAAAACAGCGGATCTGCTGGAGTTATTCGCAAAATGA
- a CDS encoding sensor histidine kinase, producing MTRLLNLIALFVIISLCCKAQLPLDQQRYYDSLTTILSQTSSDSVKAKANYGLIYYWVPRDTAKARQCLDEARRRSKRYPFLHAISYAHEGYLYYSSDIDRSDAAFATADSLLNSFTSREAYQARANVWINRAAIRQRKDDDRGYINIILNKAIPYALKAGDSAIVASQYVGIGTAFMNLEQYDKAEPYFDRAIQIFRSTHAQASRLVAALNRAGENYTYLKKYDEAKKTVAAVKTLLAPYPESELYAVHYMVEGLCYQHDQQYTLAETSFNKGIAAAKGPNKDYVIQELLFYKVKALLANRKYEPARQILLELSNDEEVMELGSSRLEVYEGLAESYAGLDQMKPAYKWMKQARHLSDSLHESDVTNDINELEMKYQRAESQKEIITLKAKNEQAALSAKNSRLYILLLASTALLLLIVAAFALLYYRSNRKLLVQKERSHQQELKEIEQQQRLQFGQAVLQGEEQERRRLARDLHDGLGGMLAAVKLNLSGQVATIAAEQGGELRKTIGQLDDAVTELRRIAHNMMPANLLKFGLQTALKDLSESLITDTLKIDFQSYGVEPSMPEQTQIHIYRIVQELLANAVRHAGASNIILQCSQDGDTFLITQEDNGKGFDIVVNGKGIGLSNIRNRVGFLRGTMDITSVMNEGTTINIALHVGQ from the coding sequence ATGACCCGTTTACTTAACCTTATAGCATTATTCGTAATCATCTCTTTATGCTGTAAAGCCCAGCTACCTCTTGATCAACAGAGATATTATGATAGCTTAACGACCATATTAAGTCAAACCTCCTCAGATAGTGTAAAGGCGAAGGCCAATTACGGACTGATATACTATTGGGTACCCAGGGACACCGCAAAGGCAAGACAATGCCTGGATGAGGCGCGCAGGCGCAGTAAACGTTATCCTTTCCTGCATGCCATATCCTACGCACATGAAGGATATCTCTATTATAGTTCGGATATAGACAGAAGCGATGCTGCCTTTGCTACCGCAGACAGTCTTTTAAACAGCTTTACATCCAGGGAGGCATACCAGGCAAGGGCCAACGTATGGATAAATCGTGCAGCCATCAGGCAGCGAAAGGATGACGACAGGGGCTATATCAACATCATACTGAACAAGGCCATTCCGTATGCACTCAAAGCGGGGGATAGTGCTATTGTAGCTTCGCAATATGTTGGTATAGGCACTGCCTTTATGAACCTGGAACAATATGACAAGGCTGAACCGTACTTCGACCGGGCCATTCAGATCTTTCGGTCCACCCATGCACAAGCTTCCCGGCTGGTAGCTGCCCTGAACAGAGCTGGCGAGAACTACACTTACCTGAAGAAATATGACGAAGCGAAAAAAACAGTGGCCGCTGTAAAAACATTGCTTGCTCCTTACCCGGAATCAGAACTGTATGCCGTGCATTATATGGTAGAAGGATTATGCTATCAGCACGATCAGCAGTATACACTGGCAGAAACTAGTTTTAATAAGGGAATAGCAGCTGCCAAAGGCCCCAATAAAGATTATGTGATACAGGAACTATTGTTCTATAAAGTCAAAGCATTGCTGGCGAACAGGAAATATGAACCCGCAAGGCAGATCCTGCTGGAGCTTTCAAATGATGAAGAAGTGATGGAACTGGGTAGCAGCAGGCTGGAAGTATATGAAGGACTGGCAGAGAGTTATGCTGGACTGGACCAGATGAAGCCCGCTTACAAATGGATGAAGCAGGCCCGCCACCTGAGCGATAGCCTTCATGAAAGCGATGTGACCAATGATATCAATGAGCTTGAAATGAAATACCAGCGGGCGGAAAGTCAGAAAGAAATTATCACGCTGAAAGCAAAGAATGAACAGGCTGCGCTCTCGGCAAAGAACAGTCGTTTATATATTTTATTGCTGGCGTCCACTGCTTTATTGCTATTGATAGTGGCCGCTTTTGCCTTATTATACTATCGTAGCAACAGGAAATTGCTGGTGCAGAAAGAACGGAGCCATCAGCAGGAATTGAAGGAAATAGAACAGCAGCAACGCCTGCAGTTTGGGCAGGCCGTTTTGCAGGGCGAGGAACAGGAGCGCCGCAGATTGGCCAGGGACCTGCACGATGGCCTGGGTGGCATGCTGGCGGCTGTGAAATTAAATTTATCCGGCCAGGTGGCGACGATAGCTGCTGAACAAGGGGGAGAGCTCCGGAAGACGATCGGACAGCTGGATGATGCCGTGACGGAGCTGCGCCGTATTGCCCACAATATGATGCCGGCAAACCTGTTGAAGTTTGGTTTGCAGACTGCGCTCAAAGACCTAAGTGAATCACTGATAACAGATACGTTGAAAATAGATTTTCAGTCCTACGGTGTTGAACCCTCAATGCCGGAGCAGACGCAGATCCACATCTACCGTATTGTACAGGAACTGTTGGCAAATGCTGTTCGCCATGCAGGCGCAAGTAACATTATCCTGCAATGCAGCCAGGATGGAGATACATTCCTGATCACGCAGGAAGACAATGGAAAGGGCTTCGATATTGTTGTCAACGGGAAAGGTATAGGGCTCAGTAATATCAGGAACAGGGTAGGCTTTTTAAGGGGAACAATGGATATTACATCGGTTATGAACGAAGGGACCACGATAAATATAGCATTGCATGTCGGACAATAA
- a CDS encoding DUF6717 family protein has translation MRHTFRFYKSPSNRWYIDLPDWEGSISELEMVEGADTMLDKISGDANECFIDMSDEPFEGSDTVKLVSDLRDAIGGGNYIMETYKGEPLNHPMWLCAVTEHVFADLPEAIYVSPVINND, from the coding sequence ATGAGACACACATTCAGATTTTACAAATCACCCTCAAACAGGTGGTACATCGATCTGCCTGACTGGGAAGGCAGTATCAGCGAGCTGGAAATGGTTGAAGGTGCAGACACAATGCTGGACAAGATCAGTGGCGATGCCAATGAATGCTTCATTGATATGAGTGATGAACCTTTTGAGGGGTCGGATACGGTAAAACTGGTCAGCGATTTACGTGATGCTATAGGCGGGGGTAACTATATTATGGAAACATATAAGGGCGAACCCCTTAATCATCCGATGTGGCTTTGCGCAGTTACGGAACATGTGTTTGCAGATCTTCCGGAGGCCATTTATGTCAGTCCGGTCATAAACAATGACTGA
- a CDS encoding DinB family protein, whose amino-acid sequence MNILTQISTHLLDTLEGENWTDVNIMDSLKDVTVQEATLRTKASPNTIASLVNHLIYWNGVMMQRINGIRVNIPDSNGYDVPDLAGEDDWADLKRKLVASTHELADAIKKVDEKRLQEPIVAGHSSTYKNLQGTVEHLHYHLGQIVILKKLIKAGI is encoded by the coding sequence ATGAATATTCTTACACAAATATCCACACATCTGTTAGATACGCTGGAAGGAGAGAACTGGACCGACGTAAATATAATGGACAGTCTAAAGGACGTGACGGTACAGGAGGCCACCTTGCGAACAAAGGCCTCTCCCAATACGATCGCATCCCTGGTGAACCATCTTATCTACTGGAACGGGGTAATGATGCAACGGATAAATGGTATCAGGGTAAACATACCTGACAGTAATGGGTATGATGTTCCTGATCTGGCGGGTGAAGATGACTGGGCAGATTTGAAGCGTAAATTAGTGGCATCCACGCATGAACTGGCAGACGCTATTAAAAAGGTGGATGAAAAAAGACTGCAGGAACCAATCGTGGCGGGGCATTCATCTACCTACAAAAACCTGCAGGGTACCGTGGAGCATTTACATTATCACCTGGGGCAGATAGTGATCCTGAAAAAGCTGATTAAGGCCGGTATTTAA
- a CDS encoding amidohydrolase family protein, giving the protein MRKLSIVACAFICTSTMCYGQERPAIDFEKYDPPSSLVVPEHKLTRAKYPFIDVHNHQNGLSSGNLRDLLQDMDDLNMKVMVNLSGGNGSRLKAQTDNVKSKAPNRFIIFANIDFGGIGEEGWTEKAVRQLTEDVKNGANGLKVFKNLGLSVRDNKGKRVAIDDPRLDAIWDQCGKLKIPVLIHAADPKQFWQPADYSNERWLELITHPGRKRSDTDPAPWEQIIEEQHRMFRKHPGTTFINAHFGWYAGDLAHLSQLMDEIPNMYVEFGAVIAELGRQPRMARQFFEKYQNRILFGKDSWQPEEYTTYFRVLETADEYFPYHKKYHAFWRMYGMALPDDILKKVYYQNALRIIPGIDKSLFE; this is encoded by the coding sequence ATGCGTAAACTGTCTATTGTCGCCTGTGCCTTCATATGTACAAGTACTATGTGTTATGGCCAGGAAAGACCTGCGATTGATTTTGAGAAATACGACCCGCCTTCCTCTCTTGTAGTGCCGGAACATAAACTGACAAGGGCAAAGTACCCGTTTATAGATGTGCATAATCATCAGAATGGCTTGTCGTCGGGAAACCTGCGCGACCTGCTGCAGGACATGGATGACCTGAACATGAAAGTAATGGTGAATCTCAGCGGTGGAAACGGCAGTCGCCTGAAAGCGCAGACAGACAATGTGAAGAGTAAGGCGCCCAACAGGTTTATTATTTTTGCAAACATTGATTTCGGCGGCATAGGAGAGGAGGGATGGACAGAGAAAGCAGTGCGTCAGCTCACGGAAGATGTGAAGAATGGTGCAAACGGGTTGAAAGTGTTCAAGAACCTGGGGCTTAGTGTGCGTGACAATAAAGGTAAACGGGTTGCTATTGACGATCCCCGTTTGGATGCTATATGGGACCAGTGTGGTAAGCTGAAGATCCCTGTGCTGATACACGCTGCTGATCCTAAACAATTCTGGCAGCCGGCTGATTATAGTAACGAACGCTGGCTGGAGCTGATCACCCACCCGGGACGCAAACGCAGCGATACTGATCCTGCACCCTGGGAACAGATCATTGAAGAGCAGCACCGTATGTTCCGCAAACATCCGGGTACTACTTTCATCAATGCGCACTTCGGCTGGTATGCGGGCGACCTGGCCCATTTATCGCAGCTGATGGATGAGATACCGAATATGTATGTTGAATTTGGGGCAGTGATCGCTGAACTGGGACGTCAGCCGAGAATGGCGAGACAGTTCTTTGAGAAGTATCAGAACAGGATACTCTTCGGTAAGGACTCCTGGCAGCCGGAGGAATATACCACCTATTTCCGTGTGTTGGAAACGGCGGATGAATACTTCCCCTACCACAAAAAATATCATGCCTTCTGGCGGATGTATGGCATGGCGCTGCCGGATGATATCCTGAAGAAGGTGTATTACCAGAATGCGCTGAGGATCATTCCGGGAATAGATAAGAGCTTGTTTGAGTGA
- a CDS encoding response regulator transcription factor — MSDNKTRLAIVDDHPIVQEGLQKLLLNAADIAVIGCFTTGSDFIHFLKEHSVHIVLLDISLPDGSGIDLCREIKKLSPDTSVLALSNHSERSMVLQMLQNGATGYLLKNISGEELLSCIHEALNGQVTFSHAVKEIMSRPSVNELKDIPRLTKREKEILQLIADGMTTTDIAGTLHLSPLTVETHRKSLLQKFEVKNVAAMIRAAIEYKLI, encoded by the coding sequence ATGTCGGACAATAAAACCAGACTCGCCATTGTGGATGATCATCCAATTGTACAGGAGGGATTGCAGAAACTGCTGTTGAATGCAGCAGATATTGCTGTTATAGGCTGCTTTACCACAGGATCGGATTTTATCCATTTCCTGAAGGAACATTCAGTGCATATTGTGCTGTTGGATATCAGCCTGCCTGATGGCAGCGGTATCGATCTTTGCAGGGAGATAAAGAAATTGTCGCCCGATACCAGTGTGCTGGCCCTGAGTAATCACAGCGAACGTAGTATGGTGCTGCAGATGCTGCAGAATGGCGCAACAGGTTACCTGCTGAAAAATATCTCCGGAGAGGAATTGTTATCGTGTATTCATGAAGCCTTGAATGGACAGGTCACCTTCAGCCATGCGGTGAAAGAGATCATGTCCAGGCCTTCTGTAAATGAACTAAAGGATATTCCCCGGCTCACCAAAAGGGAAAAGGAGATCCTGCAGCTAATTGCTGATGGGATGACTACGACTGATATTGCCGGGACATTGCATTTAAGTCCGCTGACGGTAGAGACGCATCGTAAAAGCCTGTTGCAGAAATTTGAAGTGAAGAATGTGGCGGCAATGATCAGGGCTGCTATCGAATATAAACTGATATAG
- a CDS encoding SDR family oxidoreductase produces the protein MKLTGNKILITGGASGIGLGLAERFLQEGNTVLICGRREAALKEVTDKYPSIIARVCDLSTEAGREDLYNWVAANHNDLNVLVNNAGVQNWMNITDADFYQRAKNEIVTNIEAPVHLTALFINLASLNTIINVTSGLSFVPFAKVPVYSGTKAFFHSFTRSSQYLLKARGIEVIEMIPPALNTDLGGKGLHDAAPPVGDFVDAVFKQLQEGKTELTFGFSEAMSKAGPEEVNNTFNRMNPS, from the coding sequence ATGAAACTAACAGGAAATAAAATTTTAATTACGGGTGGCGCCAGCGGTATCGGGCTGGGACTTGCAGAAAGATTTCTACAGGAGGGTAATACAGTGTTGATCTGCGGAAGACGGGAAGCTGCCCTGAAGGAAGTGACTGATAAATATCCATCCATCATTGCCAGGGTATGCGATCTGTCCACAGAAGCTGGACGGGAAGACCTGTATAACTGGGTAGCCGCGAATCACAACGACCTGAATGTACTGGTAAACAATGCAGGCGTCCAGAACTGGATGAACATCACAGATGCGGATTTTTATCAGCGTGCCAAAAATGAGATAGTGACCAATATTGAAGCCCCGGTACATTTGACAGCGCTCTTTATTAACCTGGCATCGCTGAACACGATCATCAACGTCACTTCAGGTCTGTCTTTTGTACCATTTGCCAAAGTACCTGTTTACAGTGGCACCAAGGCCTTCTTCCATTCATTCACGCGCTCTTCACAATACCTGCTCAAGGCAAGGGGCATAGAAGTGATTGAGATGATACCGCCTGCACTGAATACCGATCTGGGAGGTAAGGGCCTGCACGATGCGGCTCCCCCGGTAGGTGATTTTGTAGACGCAGTTTTCAAACAGTTACAGGAAGGCAAAACTGAACTGACTTTCGGCTTTAGTGAAGCGATGTCAAAAGCGGGTCCGGAGGAAGTTAATAATACCTTTAACAGGATGAACCCGAGCTGA